GATGTCGGCGTTGGGCACCAGCCCGCTCAGCACCGCGCCGCGCGGCGTCCGCGACAGCCTGACGTCGAGGTCTGCGAATTGAGCTCGCAGCAGCTGCCGTAGATCACTCTCGTCATAGGCAATCGCAATCCGGAACGTCGCGACGGTCGCGCCGGAATCGTCGAGCGCGAAGAGCGTCGTACGGCCGGGCTTTTTGCCGAAAACGAAGACGCGGTTGGCGGCCGCGACCTGGACGTCCGCAACAGCCGGCTCGGCGACGAAGACCTTGGAAGCCGGACGGGGCAAGGTCAGCATCTCGCCCTGAGACGCGTAGATCCGCACCTGTTGCCGCGCATTGGATGATGCCGGCGCGCAATGAACCAGCATCGTAAGGATCACCACGATCGAGGTCAGCCAGGCGGATGGCGAAATTCGAAACGGTCCCATCGTCAGCGCCGCATCGCCGAGAGCATCTCGAGATTGAGCCTCACGTCCTCTTCCCGAAGGTCGACCCGCGCAAGCTTGGCGGCGCCATCGCGATCTCCGCTCAGCGCCATAGCGATCACGAGGTTCTGGCGTGCACGAGGCGAGGCGCTCTCACCGAGCGCGATCGGCCGCAGAACCGTCATCGCGTCGGCGTACCGGCCCGTCAAGGTAAGCGACAGTCCCAGATTGTTGCTTGCGATCATGTCGGCGGGAGCGATTGCGAGCACCTGACGATAGGCTGTCTGAGCTTCGTCATGGCGGCCGAGCATGTCGAGAGCCACTCCGAGGCCGTTGAGCGCCGGAATGTTCTCGGGGTCCGAGGTGAGCACGCTGGTGAAGATTGCCAGGGCGGGCTCGGCTTGATGTCTGGCGAGCTCGCTTCGCGCTTTTCTGATTCGATCGTCCTTGTCTTCCATCCCGGCGACTTGGTTGGCGGGAGCTGCTGCGGCTGCCGTGGAGGCCGGGAGATTGCGACCCTCGACCGAGGCGCGTGCGGTCGTGGGCGTCGGCACCGGTCCGCCAATGTCTGGGGTCAGCGACGAACAGGCGCAGAGCAGACCGGCGATGCTGCCAGCCAGCGCCATTCGCCTGCAAACACCGGCACTCGGTGTCAGATGGTTGTTGAACACGGTTTCCCGGCCTTCAGAGCTACGCATGTACTTCCTACGGATATTGCACTGTCTTATAGTTCAAGTCTCGAAACCTCGCAGGTGTCGTCGCGGGTTGACTGGTTCATTGCATCGCCGAGATCGGGGAAGGTTCAGCCTGCTCGCGTGATTCATCCAATCCAAGGACGGCGATCGGCTCGACCCGAAAGTCCTTTGAGATTTCCTGATAGGAGAGCACGACCACATTGAGACCGGACGGCGCAAGCAGCGTCCAGACCACCCGGCGCAGGTCGGCGGAGGCCAGTACAATACTCGGCGATGCGGCAAGATGATCGACGTCGGCAAGCTGCCGGGTCAACGCATCAAGCAGGCGCGTGCTGACGGCAGGATCGAGAGACGTCTGAGCGTTTTCATCGAGGGCGTGCACGGCCGTTCGGATCGCTTCCTCTGTCTGTCGATCAAGCACGAAGCAGCGCAAGGTCCGATCAAAGCCTGAGCTTTCGAAGCAGATCTGTCGGCG
This region of Bradyrhizobium sp. SZCCHNS1050 genomic DNA includes:
- a CDS encoding tetratricopeptide repeat protein; this encodes MALAGSIAGLLCACSSLTPDIGGPVPTPTTARASVEGRNLPASTAAAAAPANQVAGMEDKDDRIRKARSELARHQAEPALAIFTSVLTSDPENIPALNGLGVALDMLGRHDEAQTAYRQVLAIAPADMIASNNLGLSLTLTGRYADAMTVLRPIALGESASPRARQNLVIAMALSGDRDGAAKLARVDLREEDVRLNLEMLSAMRR